A portion of the Manihot esculenta cultivar AM560-2 chromosome 2, M.esculenta_v8, whole genome shotgun sequence genome contains these proteins:
- the LOC110608863 gene encoding protein MAIN-LIKE 2-like produces MCALLNFECIEALLKNETETGTETFMGNGTCWIPQSISLTYIVVVSYCLIKGIYGEKRNRRDHRDYILPGPNDLSLLYGQAEHRSEAIWQQIIESGAIGCRRMGTILHLDDIPDQIIPHLWWTGFYSVIRLGFFALDWHLITALVERWRPETRTFVFPEGEMTITLQDVGLITGLSVNGAAVTGRSHHHWPSVCDALLGVVPPNNAIRGCYLKMIWLAEEFTQLPDNAYEEVVRRFARAYIIRVIGSIFSDTSASHVNLMFLPLLVDLEEAGNYSWGGAYLA; encoded by the exons ATGTGTGCTCTACTGAATTTTGAGTGTATAGAGGCACTGTTGAAG AATGAAACTGAAACTGGAACAGAGACATTTATGGGCAATGGCACATGTTGGATACCTCAGTCTATCTCACTGACCTACATCGTCGTTGTGTCTTATTGTTTGATCAAGGGGAT ATATGGGGAAAAACGCAACCGCCGTGACCACCGTGATTATATTTTACCCGGTCCCAATGATCTATCGTTGCTATATGGACAGGCCGAACATCGGTCTGAGGCTATATGGCAACAGATTATAGAAAGTGGGGCGATAGGTTGCCGAAGAATGGGTACAATTTTACATTTGGACGATATTCCAGATCAAATAATACCTCACCTGTGGTGGACGGGTTTTTATAGCGTAATACGGTTAGGTTTTTTTGCATTGGATTGGCACTTAATTACAGCACTTGTTGAGCGTTGGCGACCAGAGACACGTACATTTGTGTTTCCTGAAGGAGAAATGACCATAACCCTTCAGGATGTGGGGCTAATAACCGGGTTGTCGGTTAATGGTGCAGCTGTAACAGGCCGATCACACCACCATTGGCCATCAGTTTGTGATGCATTATTAGGTGTCGTTCCACCTAATAATGCCATAAGAGGGTGTTATCTGAAAATGATTTGGCTAGCTGAGGAGTTTACTCAACTTCCAGATAATGCTTATGAGGAAGTAGTACGTAGGTTCGCGAGAGCATATATTATAAGGGTCATTGGATCCATTTTTAGTGATACATCTGCTTCGCATGTAAACCTAATGTTTTTACCTTTGCTAGTCGATCTTGAAGAAGCCGGCAATTATAGCTGGGGTGGGGCATATCTGGCATGA
- the LOC110609198 gene encoding serine/threonine-protein kinase-like protein CCR4 has protein sequence MDFLFLRYTLSFLFLFLLFFPSFPSVLSLSTVAISQTSDQTLVCALGITSSRQSFLNCTSFPAGIQIPGLNSNFSYSGIVAGDGFLCSLISFSHSSIIVCWRFSTNGSNIVYKRVYQGSVLRELQAGNSHICGLVNATNRLQCWQWPEFNSNSAQNLSFSSVAVGEDFVCGLSGFGNITCLGNVSSVGNPPVGNFSVIAAGFRHACALTFDNELHCWGTMHGQKPQEKFKLLALGENRSCGLRLNDTVICWGQNNYSLEESLRESHFATIEAKRNIFCGVLRYNYSLVCWGNEILSSNLMVFDHEVMPGPCTGTCPYDTLPGSGRFCPQGLCICDNSRTNTTTPPAAGPPLGQSSPAPATEGSTSSGWSDKMIASLAVGCVGTSVFLLTIGFFLFRYCKCKGCRVHDSGRLDETGTVLEEDARQQQQHHPQIEQAAPPVLEKRLSQLVSMGHLEEFSLQLLLEATDNFSEDFKIGEGSFGSVYRCTLNDGRELAIKRAETLNSSSCAVETRRRVDKDNAFINELESLSRLHHKNLVRLLGFCEDCNERVLIYEYLSNGTLYNHLHKLQDTALMSWPARIKVALDAARGIEYLHEYAVPPIIHRDIKSSNILLDSSWTAKVSDFGLSLMGPEDEESHLSLCAAGTVGYMDPEYYVLQQLTTKSDVYSFGVVLLELLSGTKAIHKNKNGMPRNVVDFVVPYIVQDEIHRVLDKRVPPPTPFEIEAVAYVGSVAAECVNLEGQDRPSMTQIVNSLERALAACLVNHTSLSRSTSGSSM, from the coding sequence atggattttctttttcttcgttATActctttctttcctcttcttGTTTCTGCTATTTTTTCCCTCTTTTCCTTCTGTTCTTTCACTTTCTACTGTTGCAATTTCTCAAACTTCAGACCAGACATTGGTTTGTGCTCTGGGGATAACTAGTAGCCGACAGTCTTTTCTTAACTGTACTAGTTTTCCTGCTGGGATTCAGATTCCTGGTCTAAACTCCAACTTTTCTTATTCTGGGATTGTTGCTGGTGATGGATTCCTCTGTTCTTTGATTTCTTTCTCTCACTCTTCAATTATTGTTTGCTGGAGATTCTCTACTAATGGAAGTAATATTGTTTATAAGAGAGTCTATCAAGGTTCTGTTCTCAGAGAGCTTCAAGCTGGTAATTCTCATATATGTGGCCTTGTTAATGCCACCAATCGCCTCCAGTGCTGGCAGTGGCCGGAATTCAACTCAAACTCTGCTCAGAACTTGAGTTTTTCAAGTGTTGCAGTTGGTGAAGACTTCGTTTGTGGGCTATCAGGATTCGGGAATATTACTTGCTTGGGAAATGTTTCCAGTGTCGGTAACCCTCCAGTAGGCAATTTTAGCGTGATTGCTGCCGGGTTCAGACATGCCTGTGCTCTAACTTTTGATAACGAATTGCATTGTTGGGGAACTATGCATGGCCAAAAACCacaagaaaagttcaaattgtTGGCGTTGGGAGAGAACCGTAGCTGTGGTTTGCGGCTTAATGATACAGTAATTTGTTGGGGGCAGAACAATTACAGCTTGGAAGAAAGCTTGAGAGAGAGTCATTTTGCAACTATTGAAGCCAAGAGGAACATTTTCTGTGGAGTTTTGAGATATAATTATTCCTTGGTTTGTTGGGGTAACGAGATCCTGAGCTCTAATTTAATGGTGTTTGATCATGAAGTAATGCCAGGACCATGTACAGGTACCTGTCCATATGATACGTTGCCAGGATCCGGCAGGTTTTGCCCCCAAGGATTATGCATTTGTGATAATAGCAGGACAAATACCACAACTCCACCAGCGGCTGGGCCACCATTAGGACAATCATCGCCAGCACCAGCTACAGAGGGATCAACAAGTAGCGGGTGGAGTGACAAGATGATAGCTTCCCTAGCAGTGGGCTGCGTGGGAACCTCTGTTTTCTTGCTAACCATTGGCTTTTTTCTCTTCAGATACTGCAAGTGTAAGGGATGCAGGGTCCATGATTCGGGCCGGTTGGATGAGACAGGAACAGTCCTCGAAGAGGATGCAAGACAACAACAGCAGCATCACCCACAAATCGAACAAGCAGCGCCACCAGTCCTAGAGAAGCGCCTTAGCCAATTGGTGAGCATGGGTCATTTAGAGGAGTTCTCATTGCAGCTCCTACTTGAAGCCACCGACAACTTCTCCGAGGATTTCAAAATTGGAGAAGGAAGCTTCGGCTCAGTCTATCGCTGCACATTAAACGATGGCCGAGAATTAGCAATCAAACGAGCAGAAACATTAAACTCAAGTTCCTGCGCAGTAGAAACCAGGCGTCGAGTCGACAAGGACAATGCATTCATCAACGAACTCGAATCCTTATCCCGTCTCCATCACAAGAATCTCGTCAGATTACTTGGCTTCTGCGAAGATTGTAACGAGAGAGTATTAATCTACGAGTATCTCAGCAATGGCACACTCTATAATCATCTCCACAAGCTCCAAGACACCGCATTAATGTCATGGCCTGCACGAATCAAAGTAGCACTAGACGCAGCCAGGGGAATCGAGTACCTCCATGAATATGCAGTGCCACCAATCATTCACCGAGACATCAAATCATCAAACATACTACTAGACTCATCCTGGACTGCTAAGGTCTCCGATTTCGGATTATCTCTGATGGGTCCTGAAGACGAAGAATCTCACCTGTCTCTCTGCGCCGCCGGCACCGTCGGATACATGGATCCAGAATACTACGTTCTTCAACAGCTGACGACAAAGAGCGATGTGTACAGCTTCGGGGTAGTGTTGCTAGAACTATTATCAGGAACAAAAGCAATACACAAGAACAAGAATGGGATGCCAAGAAATGTGGTGGATTTTGTAGTGCCATATATAGTACAAGATGAAATACACAGAGTCTTAGACAAGAGAGTGCCGCCGCCAACGCCGTTTGAAATAGAGGCGGTGGCGTATGTGGGATCCGTGGCGGCGGAATGCGTGAATTTAGAAGGCCAAGATCGACCATCAATGACTCAGATTGTAAATAGCTTGGAAAGAGCATTGGCTGCGTGTTTGGTGAACCACACTTCGCTTTCCCGTTCCACTTCCGGGTCCTCCATGTAG